In one window of Frankiaceae bacterium DNA:
- a CDS encoding TadE family type IV pilus minor pilin codes for MTNVRERASATAETAVALPALVLVLGVCVWALALAGTALRCAEAARSAARAAARGETTEAATEAARRSGGPGVAVATAVDGELVTVRVTARSAPPLPVLGRLLPPVTITREATARAEPPGGTP; via the coding sequence ATGACGAACGTTCGCGAACGCGCCAGCGCCACCGCCGAGACAGCGGTCGCGCTGCCCGCGCTCGTGCTCGTGCTCGGTGTCTGCGTGTGGGCGCTGGCTCTCGCCGGTACGGCGCTGCGCTGCGCCGAGGCCGCGCGGTCGGCGGCCCGTGCCGCTGCGCGCGGAGAGACGACCGAAGCCGCGACCGAGGCCGCCCGCCGCTCCGGCGGCCCGGGTGTCGCCGTCGCCACCGCCGTCGACGGCGAGCTCGTCACCGTGCGGGTCACCGCCCGTTCCGCGCCGCCGCTGCCCGTGCTCGGTCGCCTCCTGCCTCCCGTGACGATCACCCGCGAGGCCACCGCCCGTGCCGAGCCGCCCGGCGGCACTCCATGA
- a CDS encoding type II secretion system F family protein, translating to MTPLVVGVLTTLAVYVVTLPRPFRLDPPGPAVRSYALLWTGGLLAAITLGPVLAAAAAMAAWAVHGVRRRAAAARDAKANAAALPALCRATAAELRAGAAPVVALSRAAADAPDSLAAAIDSVTAAAHLGVPPGAWPAVPGAERLDAVAALWLVAADAGAGLADGLDRLASALAAEQRRRAELTAQLAGPRASAVVLAALPAFGLGLAAALGAEPVRFLRTPLGAACLVAAALLDAAGVLWVRRITRRAAG from the coding sequence TGTACGTCGTCACGCTGCCGCGCCCGTTCCGGCTCGACCCGCCGGGGCCGGCCGTGCGCTCGTACGCGCTGCTCTGGACCGGCGGTCTCCTGGCGGCGATCACCCTCGGCCCGGTGCTGGCGGCGGCGGCCGCCATGGCCGCGTGGGCGGTGCACGGCGTCCGCCGCCGCGCCGCCGCCGCGCGCGACGCGAAGGCCAACGCCGCCGCGCTCCCCGCGCTCTGCCGGGCCACCGCCGCCGAGCTGCGGGCGGGCGCCGCGCCTGTCGTCGCGCTGAGCCGCGCGGCCGCCGACGCGCCGGACAGCCTGGCCGCGGCGATCGACAGCGTCACCGCGGCCGCGCACCTCGGCGTACCGCCTGGCGCCTGGCCGGCGGTCCCCGGCGCCGAGCGCCTCGACGCCGTCGCCGCGCTCTGGCTGGTCGCAGCCGACGCCGGAGCCGGGCTCGCTGACGGGCTCGACCGCCTCGCGTCCGCGCTCGCCGCCGAGCAACGCCGCCGCGCCGAGCTGACCGCCCAGCTCGCCGGGCCGCGTGCGTCGGCCGTCGTGCTCGCGGCGCTGCCGGCGTTCGGTCTCGGGCTGGCGGCGGCGCTGGGCGCGGAGCCGGTGCGCTTCCTGCGTACGCCGCTCGGCGCCGCCTGCCTCGTCGCCGCGGCGCTGCTGGACGCGGCGGGCGTCCTCTGGGTACGCCGCATCACCCGCCGCGCCGCCGGATGA
- a CDS encoding DUF4244 domain-containing protein, which translates to MARLRRIRERREAGVATAEYAVATVAACGFGGVLVTLLKSEAIVSLLTKTIAKAFNL; encoded by the coding sequence ATGGCACGACTTCGCAGGATCCGAGAGCGCCGCGAGGCCGGCGTCGCCACCGCCGAGTACGCCGTCGCCACCGTCGCCGCGTGCGGCTTCGGCGGCGTGCTCGTCACGCTGCTCAAGAGCGAGGCGATCGTCAGCCTGCTGACGAAGACGATCGCCAAGGCGTTCAACCTCTGA
- a CDS encoding type II secretion system F family protein, with protein MTALAGLLAALAVLASARPRVRRDPRALTAPVPRTPVAPRRPALDPRVATVAAAVGAYLLAGPRAGPLAAFAVTVGLPRLLATLPSRAAAERDAACVAAVPLLADLVAACLTAGAPPDAAVETAARATGGPLGTDAAGAVRATRLGVPPAVAWAALLARERPAPVRALARALMRATATGAAPAAVLRAVADDARAAASAAGEAAARRAAVVAVLPLGLCFLPAFVLAGVAPLVAGLVTHTL; from the coding sequence ATGACCGCCCTCGCCGGCCTCCTCGCCGCGCTCGCGGTGCTCGCGTCCGCGCGGCCCCGCGTACGCCGCGACCCGCGCGCGCTCACCGCGCCGGTGCCCCGGACACCGGTCGCGCCACGCCGGCCGGCGCTCGACCCGCGCGTCGCGACGGTGGCGGCTGCCGTGGGCGCGTACCTCCTCGCCGGTCCCCGCGCCGGGCCGCTCGCGGCGTTCGCCGTCACCGTCGGCCTGCCCCGGCTGCTCGCGACGCTGCCCAGCCGCGCCGCCGCCGAACGCGACGCCGCGTGCGTCGCCGCCGTACCCCTGCTCGCCGACCTCGTCGCCGCCTGCCTCACCGCGGGCGCGCCGCCCGACGCCGCCGTCGAGACCGCCGCCCGCGCCACGGGAGGCCCGCTCGGCACCGACGCGGCCGGCGCCGTCCGCGCCACGCGGCTCGGCGTCCCGCCCGCCGTCGCCTGGGCTGCGCTGCTCGCGCGCGAACGCCCCGCGCCCGTCCGCGCGCTCGCCCGCGCCCTGATGCGCGCCACGGCCACCGGCGCCGCGCCCGCCGCCGTGCTCAGAGCCGTCGCCGACGACGCCCGCGCCGCCGCGAGCGCCGCGGGGGAGGCCGCCGCGCGCCGGGCCGCCGTCGTCGCCGTGCTGCCGCTCGGGCTCTGCTTCCTGCCCGCGTTCGTGCTCGCGGGGGTCGCGCCGCTGGTCGCAGGCCTCGTTACCCACACCCTCTGA